A single region of the Microtus ochrogaster isolate Prairie Vole_2 chromosome 2, MicOch1.0, whole genome shotgun sequence genome encodes:
- the LOC101983754 gene encoding olfactory receptor 4C16-like, producing MWLNNNVTEFILLGLAQDPFRKKILFVAFLLFYMGTLVGNLLIIATIKTSQNLGSPMYFFLFYLSLSDTCFSTTIAPRTIVDSLLKEASISFSECIIQVFTFHFFGCLEIFILILMAVDRYVAICKPLHYMTIMSHRVCGILVVIAWVGSCVHSLVQICLALSLPFCGPNEIDHYFCDLQPLLKLACTDTYMINLLLVSNSGAICTVSFLMLMVSYIIILHSLRNHSAEGRRKALSTCISHIIVVILFFGPCIFIYTRPATTFPMDKMITIFYSIGTPLLNPMIYTLRNAEVKNAMKMLWRKKLVSDDRK from the coding sequence ATGTGGCTGAATAACAATGTGACTGAGTTTATTCTACTTGGTTTGGCACAGGAtccatttagaaagaaaatcctATTTGTTGCATTTTTGCTCTTTTATATGGGGACATTAGTGGGTAACTTGCTGATCATTGCTACCATCAAGACAAGTCAGAACCTTGGGagtcccatgtacttcttcctgtTCTACTTATCCTTGTCTGACACCTGCTTCTCTACAACCATAGCCCCTAGAACGATTGTGGATTCCTTGCTGAAGGAGGCGTCTATCTCTTTCAGTGAGTGCATAATACAAGTGTttactttccatttctttggCTGCCTGGAGatcttcatcctcatcctcatggctgttgaccgctatgtggccatctgtaagCCTCTGCATTATATGACAATCATGAGCCACCGGGTCTGTGGGATATTGGTGGTCATAGCCTGGGTGGGATCCTGTGTGCATTCGTTAGTTCAAATATGTCTAGCCTTGAGTTTACCCTTCTGCGGTCCCAATGAGATTGATCACTATTTCTGTGACTTGCAGCCACTGTTGAAACTTGCATGTACAGACACATATATGATCAACCTTCTTCTGGTGTCCAACAGTGGGGCCATTTGTACAGTGAGTTTCCTCATGTTGATGGTCTCATACATAATCATCTTGCATTCCCTAAGAAACCACAGTGCTGAAGGGAGGAGAAAAGCCCTATCCACCTGCATCTCCCACATCATCGTGGTCATCCTTTTCTTTGGACCttgcatatttatatacacacgACCTGCAACCACATTTCCTATGGACAAGATGATAACTATATTTTATTCAATTGGGACACCTTTGCTTAACCCTATGATTTACACACTAAGAAATGCAGAGGTGAAAAATGCCATGAAAATGTTATGGAGGAAGAAACTTGTCTCAGATGATAGAAAATAA
- the LOC101984048 gene encoding olfactory receptor 4P4-like, translating into MGYVNITEFILLGLFHNEDVKTMCSVLFLLCYLAILCGNLVVLLTIRGSQLSEHPMYFFLSYLSLMDVCFTSTVAPKLIIDLLVQCNAISYNGCIAQMFFAHFFGATEIFILVVMAYDRYVAICRPLYYMITMNRAVCYALVVVSVIGALVHSLVHVLIVIRLPFCGANEIDHYFCDIFPLLKLACADTRLIIIIIITTTGVQSILTFVALVISYIIILSTLRMRSSKGRRKALSTCGSHITVVFMFFLPLIFTYVPVGDPVGDDKVFALFYTVIAPLFNPLIYTLRNTDMKNAMRKVWCQEKLSKGK; encoded by the coding sequence ATGGGATATGTAAACATCACAGAATTTATCTTACTGGGACTTTTCCATAATGAGGATGTCAAGACCATGTGTTCTGTGTTGTTCTTGCTTTGTTATCTTGCAATTCTCTGTGGAAACCTGGTGGTTCTTCTCACCATCAGAGGCAGCCAACTTAGTGAGCATCCAATGTACTTTTTTCTGAGCTACCTCTCCCTCATGGATGTGTGTTTCACTTCCACAGTGGCCCCTAAATTGATTATAGACCTATTGGTACAGTGTAATGCTATATCCTACAATGGCTGCATAGCCCAGATGTTTTTTGCCCACTTCTTTGGTGCCACTGAGATATTTATCTTGGTGGTtatggcctatgatcgctatgtAGCCATTTGCAGACCCCTTTACTATATGATCACCATGAACAGAGCAGTGTGCTATGCTCTTGTGGTAGTCTCAGTTATTGGTGCTTTGGTACACTCACTTGTGCATGTACTGATTGTTATCAGACTTCCCTTCTGTGGTGCCAATGAGATAGACCACTACTTCTGTGACATATTCCCCCTGCTGAAACTGGCCTGCGCTGATACAAGACTCATCATTATTATAATCATTACTACCACAGGGGTGCAGTCCATTTTGACCTTTGTTGCCTTGGTCATTTCTTACATCATCATTTTGTCTACATTGAGGATGCGCTCATCCAAGGGCCGCCGGAAAGCTCTTTCTACATGTGGCTCACATATTACAGTTGTATTCATGTTCTTCTTGCCACTCATCTTTACCTATGTCCCAGTGGGTGATCCTGTTGGGGATGACAAGGTGTTTGCTCTATTTTACACTGTGATTGCCCCTTTGTTCAACCCTCTGATCTACACACTGAGGAATACAGATATGAAGAATGCCATGAGGAAGGTGTGGTGCCAAGAAAAATTGTCCAAAGGAAAGTGA